The Candidatus Margulisiibacteriota bacterium DNA window TCAGTTCCAGGCTTTCAGCTGCTTCCTTGACCCGCTCATCGATCTCCTTTTTGGGCAAACCGCGAAGCTTTAGTCCAAAAGCCAGGTTATCAAATACTTTCATGTGGGGATACAAAGCATAGGATTGGAAGACCATGGCAATGTTCCGGTCTTTAGGGGGAACATCGTTGATCAGCCGGTCGCCGATATAGATCTTCCCTTCAGAAACTTCTTCAAGCCCGGCGATCATCCGGAGAGTGGTCGTCTTGCCGCAGCCGGACGGCCCGACCAGTACGACAAACTCCTTGTCTTTGATCTCCAAATTGACGTTCTTGACCGCGACGACATCATCGAAATATTTAAAAACGTTCTCTAATACGACTTTTGCCACTGGCTTATATCTCCTTACCCAGGTTTGCCATTTCAATCGCTGATTGGGCGGCGGCAAACCCTTTATTTGATTTGACTCCGGAGCGCTCGAGCGCCTGCTCCAGGTTGTCAGTCGTCAAAACGCCAAAGATCACCGGGACACCGGTCTGCAGGCCAACCTGGGCGATCCCCTTGGCCGCTTCGGAAGCGACATATTCAAAATGCGGCGTTCCACCCCTGACCACCGCGCCAAGGCAGATGACCGCGTCATAGTTCTTGGCAAGCTTCTGCGCGACCAACGGCATTTCAAACGCTCCCGGCACCCAGACAATGGTCACATTCTCGTCTTTGGCTCCGTGGCGCTTCAGGCAGTCTTCCGCCCCTCCAACCAATCCTTTCGAGATCATTTCATTGAACCGGGAAACGATCAGGCAAAACTTAAGTTTACTTGCTTCCAGATTTCCGGCGATCACTTTTACCATGTTTAACAACCCCCTCTAATAAATGGCCCAGCTTGCGGGATTTTGTCCGCAAGTATTTTTCGTTAAATTTATTTGACCCCACTTCAAGCGGCAGTCGTTGAGTGATCTTTAGCCCGTATCCCGCAAGACCAACAACTTTTTTTGGGTTATTGGTCAAGAGTTTGATCGAAGTTAAGCCCAGGTCACAAAGGATCTGCGCCCCGATCCCGTAATCGCGCAGGTCAGGAGCAAAACCAAGCATTTCGTTCGCTTCAACAGTATCGTACCCCTGCTCCTGCAGTTCGTACGCCCGTAATTTGTCCTTCAGTCCTATTCCCCGCCCTTCCTGTCTCATGTAAAGCAAAACCCCAAGGCCGCAAAATTCGATCTTTTCCAGAGCTTTGGCCAGTTGCTCGCCGCAATCGCAGCGGAGCGAACCAAACGCGTCGCCGGTCAAACATTCAGAATGAACGCGGACCAGGACGTCTTTTTTCCCTTTTACTTTCCCCTTGACCAACGCAATATGGCTCTCGCCATTTAAGATGTTCTCATAACCCACGGCCGAAAACTCCCCATGTTTGGTCGGCAGTTTTACCGTCGAGATCCGCCTGACCAGCTTTTCGTGGTTCATCCGGTAAGAGATCAGGTCGGCAACGGTAACGATCTTGAGCTTGTGCCAGCGGGCAAATTCCATAAGCTGGGGGACCCTCGCCATGCTGCCGTCCTGATGAATGATCTCGCAAATGACCGCGGCCGGATATAGTCCGGCCATCTTGGCCAGGTCGACCGAAGCTTCGGTATGCCCGGCCCGCCGCAGGACCCCCCCTTCAACAGCGCGCAATGGGAAGATATGGCCCGGTTTAACCAGGTCGTTCACTTTTGATCTGGGATTGATCAGAACTTCAATGGTCTTTGCCCGGTCCGACGGGGAGATCCCGGTCGAGACCCCAAAGCGATGATGCGCGTCAACTGACACGGTAAAGGCGGTCCGGAGTTTTTCCCGGTTGTTCCCGACCATCTGGTCAAGTTCCAATTCGTCGGCCCGGTCGCCAGTCATGGGAACGCAAACCAATCCTTTGGCATGAGTGATCATAAAATTAACAAGCTCCGGAGTGATCTTTTCCGCCGCCACGACCAGGTCACCTTCGTTCTCCCGGTCGGCGTCGTCAACCACGACGACAAGTTTTCCGTTACGGATATCTTCTATCGCTTCGGCAATTGTATTGAATTTAATTTTAGATTTTACGTTCATTTAAGGTCAGTTCTCGATCCAGCCCATCGGTAAAAATCCAACCCGCATCATCGGGTCGTCGAGCATGTCGACGCCTTCTTCACGCCGGAGATGGTGTTCAATATATTTGGAAAAGATGTCGGCTTCAATGTTGACCTTGTCTCCGGCGGTCAGGGACCCCAAAGTGGTCTGCTTCAGAGTAAGCGGAATGATCGAAACACGCAGCAACCCCTGCCGAAAACCGGCAACGGTCAGGCTGACACCATTGATCGCGATCGAACCTTTGGCCACAAAATAATTCATCAGGTCGCTCGGCACGGCAAGATAAAGCTCAATCGCGTCACCGGAGCGGACAGTTTCGCGGACCTCGCCGACACCGTCGATATGGCCGGTAACAATGTGCCCGCCAAGCCGGGCGGTAACCAAAAGGGCTTTCTCCAAATTAACTTTATCGCTAACTCTAAGCTCGCCGATAGTGGATTTTTTAAGCGTTTCCGAGGAAAGATCAAACTCAACGTAGTCGCGGCGGATGTGAGTAATGGTCAAGCAAACCCCGTTCACGGCAAGGCTTTCTCCGACCTTGGTCCCTTCAAAATACTTCCTGCTATAAATGACCAGCTTGGCCGCACTCCCTTGTCGGACAAGAGAGGCAACGCTGCCTATTTGCTCAATTATTCCTGTAAACATAAGGATATTTTACCACATTTTAGCGTCTGGCTCAAGCCGGGGATTAAGGCAAGCGGAGATACGCGCCAAGTATCCCGTTGATAAACTTAGCCGCCTCTTCGGAACTGTACTTTTTGGCCAGTTCGACCGCTTCGTTAACTACGACCGAAGGGGGTGTTTCTGCGGCTTTAAGCTCGCTAAAGGACAGGCGGAGAATGCTCCGGTCAACCTTGCCTATTCTATCCAGAGGCCAGTCGACCGAAAATTTGGCGATTATCTGGTCGCTCCACTCCCGGTCGGCCCAGGCCTGTTTGGCCAGTTTTTCGGAAAAGCCAATTGTTTCATCAATGAATTTTTCCGACTCAAAGAGGTTCTTTAGCGCTTCTTCGATCGAATTATTGGATATTTCCGCCTGGTAAATGGCCTGCATCGCCAACCGGCGGGAGGTTGTTCGTTTTCCCATAACTTCAGTATATCATTCAAGTCTGAAATTATCCAACATTTATGACGATAAATAGCAAGGATCATGACCTATCTTCAATCATATATTGGTTTTAACGCGCCAAGCCTATCGGTAACGGCCCGCAGGAACGCCGGCTTGCCCATTTGGCGCAACCCAGATAATTATAGAATAATTGGTGACGCCAATAACAGGCGGCTGGTTGTTCTTGACGTTGAAGGCCGGATCAAACATGGGAACGCTCCAGTTTATCGCGGTTTTTTGATATCGCCTGAAACACCTTTTGGCCATCCTTGTCAGCCTGAACCGATTTTCATCAAATTTCCTCACGGATCTGAAATCGGCCTCTATGAATGGTTGGAAAAAGAAAAAGAGACATTGACCGCCTTAATTGACATCCCCAGAGTACCGCGGTTTTTGGCCGCCGGACAAGCTGACATTATCGAATACCAGCGCTTTGGCCAGGATTGGCATGATTGGCTTAAAAATGGAAATCAACCTCCATATCCTTATAAAATGCCGTTTATCGTTATCTCTTCAGTAAATGGAACAGCAATGAACGCCTTTAGCGACCAAACCCTCAAATTTGTACCAAGCAGACAAAGGCTCGGTTGGTTGACTGGCACGGTGCTTGCCGGGGCGTCTGAACTGCTGGCCAGGGTCCATGATCACGGCATTATCCATCGAGACCTAAAACCCGCCCATATTCTATACGACCAGGAAGAACAGATAGTTGGCCTAATCGACTTCGGATCTTCAACCAGAATTGCCGACCGGCCAATAAACGGCCACTTCGGAACATTAGCTTTTTTCCCGCCTGAATATGTGTTTGAGCCGCCGGAGAAAGAAGATCCAAGGATCGATGCCTACTCAATAGGAAGCACCGCCTTCACCCTGGCTTCCGGCGGCGGACATATTCATTACGGGGAACGTTTACCGGTCGACACGGTATATAATTTTGTCGAAAATATCTGGGCGTATCGGAGCGCGGGGGTCGCGGAATTGATCAAAGAAAGCAATCTGCCGGCGGAACTAAAAGAGACCTCTTTTGCTCGCTATATTTTTCAATTGATGCATCCTGATATAAATCAACGGCCAATCAACATGCGCGAGATCGCCGATAATTTCAGAAGGATCGGGGCGGAGTTGGGCTGATCAGCTCCCGAAATGCTCTTCGATAAACTTGGTGGTCGCTTCCCCTCTTTTGAAAGCTTCATTGCGCAAGACTTTCAGGTGAAAAGGGATCGTGGTGTGAATGCCGACGATAACGTACTCGTCTAAGGCCCGCTCCATCCGCTGGATCGCTTCCGTCCTGGTTTTCCCCCAGGCGATCAGTTTGGCGACGAGAGAGTCGTAGTGCGGCTGGATATAATAGCCGGAATAAACGTGGCTGTCGACCCTGATACCAGGCCCGCCGGGAGCATGATAAGCCCTGATCTCCCCCGGGCTCGGCATGAAATTGCGGGTGTGATCTTCAGCATTAATTCGGCATTCGATCGCGTGTCCCTGGTATTTAACGTCGCCCTGGCGGAACCTGAGCCGATCCCCGTCCGCGATCATGATCTGCTCTTTGATAATATCAACATTGGTGATCATCTCGGTCACCGGATGCTCGACCTGGACGCGGGTATTCATTTCCATAAAATAAAAATTGCCGTTCTTGTCGAACAGGTACTCGATGGTTCCGGCACTGTGGTACTTGACCGCTTTTGCCGCCCGGACCGAGGCTTCCCCCAGTTTTTTGCGGGTCCGATCGTCAACCACCGGAGAAAGTGATTCTTCAACTAATTTTTGGTGGCGCCGCTGGATCGAGCAGTCGCGCTCCCCAAGATAAACGACATTGCCGTGCCTGTCGGCCAGGATCTGGACCTCAATGTGACGCGGCTCTTCGATGAACCGCTCCAAATAGACTTCCGGGTTGCCGAACGCAGCCCCCGCTTCGCTCTTGGCGGTCCGCATCAGGTGGAGAAAATCCTTGGGGTCAAGGCAAATGCGTAATCCCCGGCCGCCGCCGCCGGCGGTCGCCTTGATAGCGATCGGAAATCCGATCTTTTCGGCGACTCTCTGCGCCTCCCCTTCGTCGGAAATCGTCCCGTCGGAACCGGGGACGATCGGAACGTTGGCCTTGGCCATGGTCTTTCGGGCGGTCGCCTTATCCCCCATTTTGTCCATCGCTTCGGGATCGGGACCGATAAAAACGACCTTATTGGCGGCGCAGATCTCCGCAAATTTTGAATTTTCCGCCAGGAAACCATAACCGGGGTGGATCGCTTCCGCGCCGGAAACTTCGGCGACACTGATGATGCTGGGGATGTTCAGATAGCTTTGGGTCGGGGCGGCCGGCCCGATACAGAACGATTCGTCAGCGATCTTGACGTGCAGCGAGTCTTTGTCCGCTTCGGAGTAGACGGCCACTGTCTTGATCCCCATCTCTTTGGCCGCCCGGATAATCCTGACGGCGATCTCTCCGCGATTAGCGATCAGTATTTTTTTGAACATGCAAGGTCGAATGTTATCATGGAATTAAAAGAAGGTCAAATAAAGCATGATCAGGGAAATAACAGTAAAGCAGACGATCGTCAACCAGGCGATGGCGTTGAACAAGCTGCTGTTGACATGATTCCCCATCATTTTTTTATCGTTAATAAGCCGTAATATGACCACAAAAATGATCGGCAAAATAATTGTATTCAACGCCTGAGAAGCAACCAGGATGAACATGATCGGCAATTGCGGCAGAAGGACCAGAAAAGTACAGACAAAAATGCAAAAGCCAATGATCAGATAAAAAAGCGGAGCATCCCGGTAAGAAGAGTTTACTTTCCGCTCTGTTCCTAAGACCTCGGTTATCGCGTAGGCGGTCCCCATGGAAATAACGCAAACTCCGAGGATCGAAGCGTTGAGCAGCCCCCAGGCAAAAAGATGTTTGGCAAAATCTCCAAGCAGCGGCCCAAGGGCCCGGGCGGCGTCAATAGCGCTTTCGATCCTTACCCCTTTGACATAAAGGGTCGCGGCACAGGAAATAATGATAAAATAAGCGACCAGATCGGTCCATATTGCTCCAAAGATCACATCCAGCCGGGCGTTTTTCAGATGTTTCTTGGTTACCCCTTTATCGACAAAATACGACTGGACAAAAAACTGCCCCCAAACGGTCAGAGTGGTCCCGATCAAAGCGGTCGCGGTAAAAATATATTCCCGGTTTAGCGGCAAATATGGGACAAAGCTCCCCCGGACCATTGCCGGAATGTCCGGCCTGGCAAGGAATCCATTGATTATGTAGCCAAAAAACAAGATACATGAGGTCAGAAATATATTCTGGACCAGGTTAAAGCTCCCTTTAACGATAATATAATATATCAGCACACTAAAGATCGGCACAAAAATATAGCGGGGCAGACCATAGATGTCGGCAACCGAGGCGATCCCGGCCACATCAGCTAAAACGTTGGAAAAATTAGCCAGAAAGACCAGGCTGATCAGGATCAAAGCGCTCTTTAAACCAAGCTTTTCTCTGATCAGATCGGCCAACCCTTTGCCGGTCACCACCCCAAGCCGCATACCCATCTCCTGGGTGACGTAAAGCATGATGGTAATTAAGATCAGGATCCAAAGCATCCGGTAGCCGAAATGAGCCCCAACTATCGAATACGTCGCGACCCCACCGGCATCATTATCGGCGGTCCCGGTTATGATCCCCGGACCGATTACCGATAAAAAAATGATTCCCCTGATCCACCAGTAGCGCAGCATTTTAACCTATCCTTTGCCTTTTGCGGCGGGCAACAGGCGGTAAAATGTAATCAACCACGTCGTCGATCGTTACGATCCCGAGGATCTTCTTTTCCTCATCAACCACCGGCACCGCCAGCAAATTGTATTTGGAAAAGATCTCGGCGGTCTCTTTTTCTTTCATCTCCGGTGTCAAAGTCACAAAATCGGTGATCATGATGTCGGAGATCAGCCGGTCCGGCGGTGAAACGATCAAATTTCTCAAGCTCAGAATCCCGGCCAAATGATGTTGATCATCGACCACGTATAAATAATAAATAGTCTCCGCCCCCGGGGCGATCTCCCGCAGTTTGGCGATCGTCGCTTCTACCGTCATATCCTGGGGAAAAGTGATAAATTCGGTGGTCATGAGCCCCCCCGCGGTCTGGTCGTGATGCTTTAGCAGCTCGCGGATCTTCCCCGCTTTACCGACCCGCATCAGCCGAAGGAGCTCTTCGGCCTTTTCCTGCGCGAGGTCGCCGATAATATCGGCCGCTTCGTCGACCGGCATCTTCTCCAAAACTCCCAGCGCCTTTTTGGTGTCAATGTTGGAAACAATGATCGCCCCTAGCATCGGCTCCAGCTCGTGCAGGGCTTCGGCCGCGGTCTTATCGGCGAGGGAAGAAAAGATCGCTGTCTTCTCATCAACGTGGAGCTGGGAAATGATCTGGGCAACATCGGCCGGGTGGAGGTCAGAAATAGTTTTGCTCGGAATGGCGATCTTGCCTCCAGTAAGCCACTGGACATGGTCCCAACCGATCAGGCTCTCCTGGATCCGGCGGTGAAAGACCGAAGTGACCCAGTTGACCGCCCCCTCCAACCCCAAACGCCGCAGCATCCCCAGCGTCCCAACATCGGCCGCGATCAGCCGGACATCCTGGTTCATCTTGGCCAGCTTCAGGTCGTTGACCCGAATAACCCTCGCCCCTTCCAGGTCAACTATCTGTTTGTCGACAATATCCCGCATCAGCATAACTTCGCCTTCGCGGCGCGTCGCCAGCGCAACCTGCTCCCTGGGACTGCGGGTAGAAACAAACCGCCGGCCGATCAGGTCGATCTCGCCGATCAACAGGACTTTTTCGGCCCCTTCTATGGTTATGATCAAAAGGCCGGCAACTTTGGGAAAGGATTCTCCCAAAGCAATGATAATATCTTTGACTTTGCCGATGTTTTCCTGCACGCGATCAACCACAGGAATGCCGATTAGCTCTGAAGCGAACATTTCAGAAAATAAAACCATGATGAAGCCCCCCAATATTTGTCGGACTGGGGAATCTAGAGAGGTTTTGCAAGATCACCAGATCACCTAGCCCTGGACCGAACTCATTATATCATAATGTAATATTGGCCCGGGAGTTGTTTTACCGCCCGCTTGATCTCTAAAGAAAGAAGCAGGGTTGAAAGCTGGTATCCGGGTAAAGCTAATTCAGCGGCAATGACGTCCAAATGTTTTGGCTCCCGGCTTAAGCGGGCAAAGATCCGTTCCTCTTCCAGGGTTAATTGGCAGGCGGCTGCCGGCCGGCACTCCCGCTCATTGTTTTGGGGTTCCAGGTTAAGTTCAACCAGGACATCGTTAACCGTTTCAACCAGCTTAGCCCCGTCTTTGATCAGTGAATGAGGCCCGCGGCTTAATTCGGAATCGATCCTTCCCGGCACCGCCATGACCTCCCGCCCCTGCTCCAGCGCCATCCGGGCAGTGATCAGCGCGCCGCTCTTTTCTCCCCCTTCGACCACGATCACCGCCCGACAAAGACCGGAAACTATCCGATTGCGCCGCGGGAAGCTCCAGGTCTGCGGTTTTTGACCAAGCGGATATTCGGATATGACCCCGCCGCTCTTACTTATCTCGATCGCCAGCCTGGCATTACAATACGGGGTTGGAGCATCCACCCCACCGCCCAGAACCGCGATCGTCCGTCCGCCGGCCGACAACGCCCCTTCATGAGCGGCAGTATCTATCCCCATCGCCAGACCGGACACTATCGTCAACCCGCAGCTGGCCAGGCCCGCGGCCAGTCGCCTGGCGCACTCCAACCCATACGCTGTCGCCTTTCTTGTTCCAACGATCGCCACGGCCGTCTCCATTTTCACTAAATCGCCTCGAAGATAGAGGATCGGCGGCGGGTCGTGGATCTGCTTTAGTATTTCCGGATAATCGTGGTCGACCAGCTGGATAATGCGGATATTGTTCTTTTGCGCGGTCTCTATCTGCCGGTCGGCAAGGTCAAGGGGAGCATTGAATTCGGCGCAAAGAGATTGGGGCGAATCCCCTCGCTCCAAACGCTGACGCAGTTTGATCGGCCCCAACCCCTCCACCATATTCAACCCCACCCAGTAACGCAGCATATTAAGCGATAGTTTCTTCTCCTGTAATTATTGTCAATGGCTCATCAGGCCCTGGTTCGTTGACCGGTTGCGCTTCAACTGGCGTTTCTGCCTGCTCTTCAGGCAAGACCGACCGATAATCGACCGGAGTTTCGTTGATATCAAACGGGAGCGGCGGCAGCTCCGACAGGTCCTTAAGGCCGAAATGGCGGAGAAAATTTTCGGTCGTAACATATATATATGGATGGCCCAGCGCCTCGCTCCGCCCCGCTTCTTTGATCAGCCGCTTGGAGATCAAGGTATCCATAATGTAATCGGCATTGACCCCGCGGACCCGCTCCACTTCCCCTCTGGTCACCGGTTGTTTATAAGCGATCACCGCCAAGGTATCGAGCGCCTGAGTCGACAGGGTGGTTTCAACTTTGGGACGGAGGACCTTTTGCACATATTCGGCGTTATCGGCGTTCGTCCCCATTAAGTAACCACCGGCCACCGAAAAGATCATAATTCCTCTGGCCTGATATTCAGTCAGCAATTCTTCCAGGGCCGGAAGGAAAACTTCTTGAGAAAGCTCCAATACTTCCGCCAGCTGGTCCGGTGACAACGGCTTGCGGGCGACAAACAGGACCGACTCAATAATGCTTTTGATCTTTGACCGGTCAAGGGCTACGGCCGCTTGCTCACCAATATTTTCAGCTGTTTCCATCTCTCTCTCCCCCTCCCCCGGCGGTGCCGAGGCTGATCATGATCGTCGCGAACCGGCGGTCCTGTTTCAAGTCAAGATTTCCCTGCTTGGCCAGCTCCAGGATCGCCAGGAAAGTGACCACTACTTCCAGTCTGGTCTTCCGGATAAACAGCTCTTCAAAAGGGACCCCGGCCGGTGTCCGGGTCAAGATCTCCCTGATCTCCACTATCCGCTCTTCCAGAGTGATCTCTTCCGCTTTAATGTGCAGAACGTTTTCCCGTTCGACCGCTTCGTCATAAACCTTCTTAAAAGCGACGACCAGGTCGCGCAAAGAAACATCGACCAGCTTGATCTCTTTGTCGACCTTCTCCCCCTCGTGGCGGGAATAGATCTTGTCAAAAACCTCTTTACGCTGGCGCAAATTCAAGGCGATCTGCTTATAGGCGGCATATTCATGGATATGGGAGATCAGCGACGCCTCGATCTTCAGGTCGTTTTCCGCTTCACCTTCGACCTGCCGGACCGGCAAAAGCCCTCGGGTCTTCAAGTCGATCAGGTAAGCCGCCATGTAAAGAAAGTCGGAGGCGGCGATCAAACCCGGTTTAAAGTTTTTCCAGTATTCAAAATAAGAAGAGATAATGTCGGAGATCGAAACGACCGCGGCCTCAAGCTTGCCGTCATCGATCGCTTTTAACAGCAGGTCGAACGGCCCCTCAAATACTTCAAGCTTGATCTGGTAAGCAGTCTCCCGGTTAAGCAGTGCTCCTTCCGTCATAATAAACCCACCGCCTGTTTGGCCTCTTTCAGGGTCTTGGAAGCGACCTCTCTCGCCTTGGCCGCTCCGGCCGCCAGTATTTTAGCGACCAGCTCCTGGTCTTTCTGGTAATGAGCCTGGCGGGCATGGATCGGCGCCAGATATTTGATCAGTATCTCTGCCAGCTCTTTCTTGCAGGCGACACAACCCCGTTTGGCAGACCGGCATTCTTCCGCCACGGTCCCGGTCATTTCTTTGCCAAAAACCTGATAATAAGCGTAGACCGGGCAAACTTCGGGATGTCCCGGATCATCTTTCTTTACCCTGGCCGGGTCGGTGATCATTGATCCGACTTTTTTCCGGAGCTCTTCCGGAGGGTCAGAAATAGCGATGGTGTTGCCGTACGACTTGCTCATTTTGCGTCCGTCGATCCCCGGCAGGACCGGGAAATTGGTGAGCGCATCCTTAGGCTCCGGGAACGTCTCCTTATAAAGAAAATTGAAGCGCCGCGCGACCTCTCGGGTCAGCTCAAGGTGCGGCAGCTGGTCCTCGCCAACCGGGACCAGATCAGCTTTATAGATCAAGATATCGGCCGCCTGAAGCAGTGGGTAACCGAGAAAACCGTATGTCCCCAGGTCCTTCTCCTTCATTTCGTCGATCTTCCCCTTATAAGTCGGGACCCTCTCCAGCCAGGAAAGAGGGGTGATCATCGAAAATATCAGGTGGAGCTCGGCATGTTCAGGAACATCAGACTGGCGGAAAAGGACCGCTTTTTCCGGATCGATCCCGGCTGACAGCAGGTCAACGGTCAATTGTTTGACGCTGGAGCGAAGATGTTTGGTTTCGGCGTAGGCGGTCGTTAAGGCATGGAAATCAGCGATAAAAAAGAAACATTGATGTTCGGTTTGCAGTTTGACCCAATTTTCCACCGCCCCGATAAGATTACCAAGGTGGAGTTTCCCTGTCGGCTGAATTCCTGATAAAACCCGTTTTTTAATCATAACAATTTTCAATGATTATAACACAAATATTAGTTGTTTCTCGCGCTCACAACATATCCGGTCGAACGTTCAAATACCGGAGGGTATATTCAGTGACCGTTTTAAACGGCGGAGCCGCCACTGTTTCCCCCCAGATCGAAGTCTGCGGCGCGTCAAAGATAACCAAAGTTATCACCGCCGGATCATTGAGCGGGGCCAAACCGATAAACGAAGTAATATACGAGTTCTTTAAATAACCCCGCCCACCCGGCGCGGCTTTTTGCGCGGTCCCGGTCTTGCCGCCAACAGAAAAATAAGCCATGGCCGCTTTCTTGCCGGTCCCCCGCAGGACAACATTTTTCATAATGGAAAGAACCGCTCCCGCCGTTTTCTCGGAAACGGCCCGCCGGTCTGGCCGTTCGTCAAACGCTTTCACAAAATTCCCGTCGCTCCCTTCGATCTTTCTAACAACATGCGGTTTCACCATTTTCCCTTTATTGGCAAAAGCGGAAACCGCTTGCAGAAGCTGAAGCGGGGTGACCGCCAACCCCTGGCCAAAAGTTGACATCCCGATCATTGCTTTTGGCCATTTTGGCCAATCCATTACTATCCCGCGCGATTCGCCGGCCAGACCAAAACCGATCTGCTCCCCAAAACCAAAGCGCCGGATAACTTGATGATATTTTTTTGCCCCCAGCATGATCCCGACCTGAACGGTCGCGGTATTGATCGACTGCTCCAGCATTTCCGAAATAGAGACGGTCGAGCCCTGCCAATCAATGTGGTGGGCATTGGTGATCTTGCGCCCGCCGATCTCGACCTGGTCCAGCGCTTTTAGTTTGGTATCGAGATTAATTACCCCTTGTTCAAGGCCAGCAGCAGCCAAAACCAACTTAAAGGTCGAGCCAGGCTCATAAGGATTTAAAAATCGGGGATGCCAGAGACGGGAATCGGCCTTCCCGTAATAATTGGGGTTAAAATCAGGTTTACTGGCCAGGGCGAGGATCTCCCCGTTCTTGGCATTCATGACAATGATCATACCGGACAAAGCCCCGGTCGCTTTGATCTGTCTGGAAAGTTCGCGTTCGGCAACATATTGAATGGCGCTATCAACCGTCAGGGTGACGCTCATCCCGTCGCCGCTCGGCTCGATCTCGCGGACCGCGCCGTAAAGCTCGCGGCCGGTCGGGTCCCCTTCGGTCACTACCTTTCCTGTTTTTCCCTGCAGGTATTTGTCCCAGGAAACCTCGATCCC harbors:
- a CDS encoding penicillin-binding protein 2, producing the protein MQLKTRLRLLFLFFLIGFAAVIVRLVDLQIVHYKFYLERSQNQRLRIIPISTNRGDILDARGDILATTVDSYSVFTSRKGFSWIVRKVTREEAARALAKNPKEYRMIREKKRIYPKERLCAQLLGFVGVDNQGLSGIEVSWDKYLQGKTGKVVTEGDPTGRELYGAVREIEPSGDGMSVTLTVDSAIQYVAERELSRQIKATGALSGMIIVMNAKNGEILALASKPDFNPNYYGKADSRLWHPRFLNPYEPGSTFKLVLAAAGLEQGVINLDTKLKALDQVEIGGRKITNAHHIDWQGSTVSISEMLEQSINTATVQVGIMLGAKKYHQVIRRFGFGEQIGFGLAGESRGIVMDWPKWPKAMIGMSTFGQGLAVTPLQLLQAVSAFANKGKMVKPHVVRKIEGSDGNFVKAFDERPDRRAVSEKTAGAVLSIMKNVVLRGTGKKAAMAYFSVGGKTGTAQKAAPGGRGYLKNSYITSFIGLAPLNDPAVITLVIFDAPQTSIWGETVAAPPFKTVTEYTLRYLNVRPDML
- the dprA gene encoding DNA-processing protein DprA — translated: MLRYWVGLNMVEGLGPIKLRQRLERGDSPQSLCAEFNAPLDLADRQIETAQKNNIRIIQLVDHDYPEILKQIHDPPPILYLRGDLVKMETAVAIVGTRKATAYGLECARRLAAGLASCGLTIVSGLAMGIDTAAHEGALSAGGRTIAVLGGGVDAPTPYCNARLAIEISKSGGVISEYPLGQKPQTWSFPRRNRIVSGLCRAVIVVEGGEKSGALITARMALEQGREVMAVPGRIDSELSRGPHSLIKDGAKLVETVNDVLVELNLEPQNNERECRPAAACQLTLEEERIFARLSREPKHLDVIAAELALPGYQLSTLLLSLEIKRAVKQLPGQYYIMI
- the trpS gene encoding tryptophan--tRNA ligase, whose amino-acid sequence is MIKKRVLSGIQPTGKLHLGNLIGAVENWVKLQTEHQCFFFIADFHALTTAYAETKHLRSSVKQLTVDLLSAGIDPEKAVLFRQSDVPEHAELHLIFSMITPLSWLERVPTYKGKIDEMKEKDLGTYGFLGYPLLQAADILIYKADLVPVGEDQLPHLELTREVARRFNFLYKETFPEPKDALTNFPVLPGIDGRKMSKSYGNTIAISDPPEELRKKVGSMITDPARVKKDDPGHPEVCPVYAYYQVFGKEMTGTVAEECRSAKRGCVACKKELAEILIKYLAPIHARQAHYQKDQELVAKILAAGAAKAREVASKTLKEAKQAVGLL
- the scpB gene encoding SMC-Scp complex subunit ScpB, yielding METAENIGEQAAVALDRSKIKSIIESVLFVARKPLSPDQLAEVLELSQEVFLPALEELLTEYQARGIMIFSVAGGYLMGTNADNAEYVQKVLRPKVETTLSTQALDTLAVIAYKQPVTRGEVERVRGVNADYIMDTLISKRLIKEAGRSEALGHPYIYVTTENFLRHFGLKDLSELPPLPFDINETPVDYRSVLPEEQAETPVEAQPVNEPGPDEPLTIITGEETIA
- a CDS encoding segregation/condensation protein A, which produces MTEGALLNRETAYQIKLEVFEGPFDLLLKAIDDGKLEAAVVSISDIISSYFEYWKNFKPGLIAASDFLYMAAYLIDLKTRGLLPVRQVEGEAENDLKIEASLISHIHEYAAYKQIALNLRQRKEVFDKIYSRHEGEKVDKEIKLVDVSLRDLVVAFKKVYDEAVERENVLHIKAEEITLEERIVEIREILTRTPAGVPFEELFIRKTRLEVVVTFLAILELAKQGNLDLKQDRRFATIMISLGTAGGGGERDGNS